A part of Paenibacillus sp. sptzw28 genomic DNA contains:
- a CDS encoding class I SAM-dependent methyltransferase, with protein MHCPLCGISNEIILTDRLRHGEKQNVFYCPSCDLGYLEHMKNNAELKHYYQNVYRKDYKPNLLQDTNAEDLFRSTVGFQQERVRRIEPFLNKNKALLDVGCSAGQFLFHVKDKVNKAVGIEINEESAQFASKICGCPVYTDYLAETPLKRKSFDIICSFQVMEHVDDPLEYLLQFKEYLKDDGLIYIEVPNLNDILLSTYSLPNYKKFYFRSAHLFYFSVRSLEVLLDKAGLDGEVFFSQDYHFINHMNWLINDGPQANAEDGMANLKFPMNLGVSGEIQTKLNGFLTRVNKEYTELLIELGLTSKMGFIARKKKN; from the coding sequence ATGCACTGTCCATTATGCGGTATTTCGAATGAAATAATATTAACGGACCGTTTGCGTCATGGGGAGAAGCAAAACGTCTTTTATTGCCCGTCATGTGATTTGGGTTATCTCGAACATATGAAGAATAATGCGGAACTGAAACACTATTACCAAAATGTGTACAGGAAGGACTATAAACCGAATTTATTGCAAGATACGAATGCAGAAGATTTGTTTAGAAGCACGGTAGGCTTCCAACAGGAAAGGGTTCGGCGAATAGAGCCTTTTTTAAATAAAAATAAAGCACTATTGGATGTGGGCTGCTCGGCAGGACAATTTCTATTTCACGTTAAGGATAAAGTTAACAAAGCGGTCGGCATAGAAATAAATGAGGAGTCGGCTCAATTTGCTTCAAAAATCTGCGGATGCCCGGTATACACGGATTATTTGGCAGAGACACCGCTCAAAAGAAAATCATTTGATATTATTTGCTCCTTCCAGGTGATGGAGCACGTAGATGACCCCCTTGAATATTTGTTACAGTTTAAAGAATATTTGAAAGACGACGGACTAATTTATATCGAGGTCCCGAACTTAAACGATATTTTGCTCTCAACATATTCATTGCCGAATTATAAAAAGTTCTATTTTCGCAGCGCGCATTTGTTTTACTTTAGTGTTAGAAGTCTCGAGGTATTGCTTGACAAAGCGGGACTGGATGGAGAAGTTTTTTTTTCGCAGGATTATCATTTTATAAACCATATGAACTGGCTTATTAATGACGGGCCGCAAGCTAATGCTGAAGACGGCATGGCTAACCTTAAGTTTCCAATGAATCTAGGGGTTTCCGGTGAGATACAAACTAAGTTGAACGGTTTTTTGACTCGTGTCAATAAGGAATATACCGAATTGTTGATTGAACTCGGATTAACATCGAAAATGGGTTTTATAGCCAGAAAGAAAAAGAATTAA
- a CDS encoding WGxxGxxG family protein: protein MKKLISMFFCAVLSLMLLIPAHAEGHLVGTHGTAYTTGTGTGTGTGAGINGTATAPGMNTYGANNYRGTAAANDNNDMDWGWLGLLGLIGLAGLRNRNRERT from the coding sequence GTGAAAAAGCTTATTAGCATGTTTTTCTGTGCTGTTCTTTCCCTTATGCTGTTGATTCCGGCTCATGCTGAAGGGCATCTGGTCGGAACTCATGGTACCGCCTATACCACTGGAACCGGTACTGGAACAGGAACCGGAGCTGGTATCAACGGAACTGCAACCGCTCCTGGCATGAACACTTACGGTGCCAACAACTACAGAGGGACTGCAGCGGCAAACGATAACAATGACATGGATTGGGGCTGGCTTGGCTTGCTTGGTCTTATTGGTTTGGCCGGGCTGCGCAACAGAAACCGCGAGCGTACCTAG
- a CDS encoding phage holin family protein, whose protein sequence is MDWTAIFSLIEPELFIVVACCWVLGYILKQTPKVPDWTIVYFVTVFAVAVVIWMQGLTPRSVLQGILCGAFAVYGNQLIKQTRKGVSGEEKVS, encoded by the coding sequence ATGGATTGGACAGCTATTTTCAGCCTGATTGAGCCGGAGTTATTTATCGTCGTCGCTTGCTGCTGGGTGCTCGGGTATATCCTGAAGCAGACACCCAAAGTTCCGGATTGGACTATCGTGTATTTTGTGACGGTATTTGCAGTGGCCGTCGTTATCTGGATGCAAGGGCTAACTCCGAGGAGCGTACTGCAGGGCATATTGTGCGGCGCGTTCGCGGTTTACGGGAACCAGCTCATCAAGCAGACGAGAAAAGGGGTAAGCGGCGAAGAAAAGGTGAGTTGA
- a CDS encoding ABC transporter ATP-binding protein produces the protein MKLELRNVEKSYGGRKVLHDVSFSVDPHQFICILGHSGCGKSTVLNMIAGYLRPDRGEITVMGKPVDGPSKTRGLVFQEHALFPWFNVLDNVAFGPEVQGSSKKAAREKAMHFLKLVGLADYAASYPHQLSGGMKQRVGIARALAGEPDILLMDEPFGALDILTREMMQMELLRIWLKLKPMVLFVTHSIDEAIHLADRIIVMKDGAIAADVEIADERPRRLLVPHLVEIKEQLEEMLLREHPLVS, from the coding sequence ATGAAATTGGAGCTGCGGAACGTGGAGAAAAGTTACGGCGGAAGAAAGGTGCTGCACGATGTGAGCTTCTCGGTCGATCCGCATCAGTTTATATGCATTCTCGGTCATAGCGGCTGCGGCAAATCGACGGTTCTTAATATGATTGCCGGATATCTTCGGCCGGACAGGGGCGAAATCACCGTGATGGGAAAGCCGGTCGACGGTCCGTCGAAGACAAGAGGACTTGTTTTTCAGGAGCATGCCCTGTTTCCTTGGTTTAACGTCCTCGACAATGTGGCCTTCGGGCCTGAGGTCCAAGGAAGCTCCAAAAAAGCGGCGCGCGAGAAAGCGATGCACTTTCTGAAACTGGTCGGTTTGGCGGATTATGCGGCGAGCTATCCGCATCAGCTGTCGGGTGGTATGAAGCAGCGTGTAGGCATTGCCCGCGCACTGGCCGGTGAGCCGGACATACTGCTCATGGATGAGCCGTTCGGCGCGCTGGACATCTTGACTCGGGAAATGATGCAGATGGAGCTGCTCCGCATTTGGCTCAAGCTTAAACCGATGGTGCTGTTCGTAACACACAGCATCGATGAAGCGATTCATCTGGCGGACCGGATTATTGTGATGAAGGACGGCGCTATTGCAGCTGACGTTGAGATTGCGGATGAACGTCCCAGGAGGCTTCTGGTGCCCCATCTGGTCGAAATCAAGGAGCAGCTGGAGGAGATGCTGCTGAGGGAGCACCCGCTCGTATCGTAA
- a CDS encoding TatD family hydrolase, which yields MKPAVGRWIDSHLHADLYAAGERDEMLRSSFMNGVQAVVAVSMHLESCKSNRELAARYPGRVMPAYGFHPEQPLPPADRLEELVRWIRTRHDAGEAFAIGEVGLPYYSRKDAEAKGRFFDEGPYLQLLNRFVALAAELDRPIVLHAVYDDADKACDLIGKHGVRRAHFHWFKGSFQTMAKLIAQECFISVTPDVLYEEEIMELVRRYPVELMMTETDGPWPFEGPFSGRPTMPCMVKDAAAAIARLKGHDPAETEFRLLQNADRFYGFNRLQ from the coding sequence ATGAAGCCGGCCGTCGGGCGTTGGATCGACAGCCATCTTCATGCTGATTTGTATGCCGCGGGGGAACGCGACGAGATGCTTCGCAGTTCTTTCATGAACGGTGTTCAGGCGGTGGTGGCCGTCTCTATGCATCTCGAATCCTGTAAGTCTAACCGGGAGCTGGCGGCCCGCTATCCGGGCCGGGTGATGCCCGCCTATGGATTTCACCCCGAGCAGCCGCTGCCGCCGGCAGATCGACTGGAGGAGCTTGTGCGGTGGATAAGAACGCGTCATGACGCCGGAGAGGCGTTCGCGATCGGTGAAGTGGGGCTTCCTTATTATTCACGCAAGGATGCGGAGGCGAAGGGGAGGTTCTTTGACGAAGGCCCTTACCTTCAGCTATTAAACAGGTTTGTCGCGTTGGCCGCGGAACTGGACCGTCCTATTGTGCTTCATGCCGTCTATGACGATGCAGATAAGGCATGTGATCTTATTGGAAAGCACGGCGTAAGGCGAGCGCACTTTCACTGGTTTAAAGGTTCGTTTCAGACGATGGCAAAGCTGATTGCCCAAGAGTGTTTTATCTCTGTGACACCGGATGTTTTATATGAAGAAGAAATTATGGAGCTGGTCAGGCGTTACCCGGTTGAGCTTATGATGACGGAGACCGACGGGCCATGGCCGTTTGAAGGACCGTTCAGCGGCAGGCCGACAATGCCCTGCATGGTTAAGGATGCTGCAGCCGCGATTGCCAGGCTTAAAGGGCACGACCCCGCAGAAACCGAATTCCGGCTTCTGCAAAATGCGGATCGATTTTACGGATTTAACCGACTGCAATAG
- a CDS encoding ABC transporter permease, whose amino-acid sequence MKEPASTLKPPVELAKADKGSAVPSNRYLGLRSGKRVNGLVPIALFFILWELLSRANHYMEWFNPVFLPPPSEIATDGWALWQSGIILDSLVSSTGRIAAGFLIGTAAALLIAVWMSRFAIVEQWLGPVLNLIGPIPALALLPIFIIWLGIGEFPKVLLIAWTTFVPMLAYTLDGLKSVQPALIRSALSLGAAQRHIFFKVTLPSALPNVLVGMQVSLGLAFSSLIVSEMMGAKDGLGYIIVDARNFFKMSNMFVAIVLIGLEYSLFSYMLKRLERKVIRWRGDGIRSAVEK is encoded by the coding sequence ATGAAGGAACCGGCGTCAACGCTTAAGCCGCCTGTAGAACTGGCCAAGGCGGACAAAGGCTCGGCAGTCCCTTCGAACCGGTATCTTGGCCTGCGGTCCGGCAAAAGAGTGAACGGTCTGGTACCGATTGCACTGTTTTTTATTCTATGGGAGCTCTTGAGCCGGGCTAACCACTACATGGAATGGTTCAATCCGGTGTTCCTGCCGCCCCCTTCGGAAATTGCGACTGACGGATGGGCTTTGTGGCAATCCGGCATCATTCTTGACAGCCTTGTATCCAGCACCGGGAGGATCGCGGCAGGGTTTCTGATCGGGACGGCTGCAGCGTTACTGATAGCGGTATGGATGAGCCGCTTTGCGATTGTCGAGCAGTGGCTCGGGCCTGTATTGAATCTGATCGGGCCGATTCCGGCGCTTGCGCTTCTGCCGATCTTCATCATTTGGCTTGGAATCGGCGAATTTCCGAAGGTGCTGCTTATCGCATGGACGACTTTCGTTCCGATGCTGGCCTACACGCTGGATGGCTTGAAGTCGGTACAGCCGGCGCTGATTCGTTCGGCACTCAGCCTGGGAGCTGCACAGCGGCACATTTTTTTCAAAGTAACGCTGCCTTCGGCGCTGCCCAATGTGCTTGTAGGCATGCAGGTAAGCCTGGGGCTTGCGTTCTCGTCCCTGATCGTATCGGAGATGATGGGTGCGAAGGACGGTCTGGGCTACATTATCGTCGATGCCCGCAACTTTTTCAAAATGTCCAATATGTTCGTCGCGATCGTGTTGATCGGCCTCGAATACAGCTTGTTCTCGTACATGTTAAAACGGCTGGAGCGCAAGGTGATACGCTGGCGCGGGGACGGTATCCGTTCTGCCGTCGAGAAATAA
- a CDS encoding PucR family transcriptional regulator yields the protein MKLCELLKLPSYEEAVVTGGRNGLDRTVQSVNMMDAPDIIDFLKPDELLLTTAYAVKDQPDALLALVAKMAEHGCAGLGIKTKRFLSEVPADVIKLADALSFPIIELPLKRSLGELLNISLNHILEKRTTELRYALHTHRAFSQLVMKGKGITAILESLASLLGCPAIMLDDRFETISFARLPQTKERDLLVQNARDAVHKLDPSSEEPASLTMPQLKASWRHLTAYPIMTTQKRSWLLLFAPVWNEETVEHLAIEQAVNVMEFELMKLQAVKERSRRYKNDFFADWVEGRVNSEQELMNRGRNYGLTAKSVFQCIVCKNDSQQAGARQPIVTDERLQAERDHLYFHLKRAFIRTGLPFILFNKNDMFVFVLTAAESTYEFEKKLLKHLEDVQNELLQSLKCPFSFGVGKPSERSMELPTVFKEALEALQAGYAANESCFIRTYRAKDMLDLLRRIPMPDLEAFYSDTFQQLLAAEEKDRHDLMQTLRIYVENEGQIAETAKRLFLHRNTVIYRLDKCEKLTRRNLKDPSDTIRIRLAFHMEPLLS from the coding sequence GTGAAGCTATGTGAACTGCTTAAGCTGCCCAGCTATGAAGAAGCGGTCGTTACGGGAGGGAGGAACGGGCTTGACCGCACTGTACAATCGGTCAACATGATGGATGCTCCGGATATCATTGATTTTTTGAAACCGGATGAGCTTCTGCTGACTACCGCTTATGCGGTTAAAGACCAGCCGGATGCTCTTCTGGCGCTCGTAGCGAAGATGGCCGAGCACGGCTGCGCCGGTCTCGGGATCAAGACGAAGCGATTTTTGAGCGAGGTTCCTGCGGATGTAATCAAGCTGGCCGACGCGCTCTCCTTCCCGATCATCGAGCTTCCGCTCAAAAGGTCGCTAGGGGAGCTGTTGAACATTTCTCTCAACCATATTTTGGAGAAAAGAACGACGGAGCTGCGTTATGCGCTTCATACGCACAGGGCGTTCTCGCAGCTTGTTATGAAGGGCAAAGGAATTACGGCGATCCTGGAGTCGCTCGCCTCTCTGCTCGGCTGTCCGGCGATCATGCTTGACGACCGATTTGAGACGATCTCTTTTGCAAGGCTGCCGCAGACTAAGGAGAGAGACCTGCTTGTACAAAACGCCCGCGATGCCGTTCACAAGCTGGATCCTTCCTCAGAAGAGCCCGCCTCACTGACTATGCCGCAGCTTAAGGCTTCATGGCGCCACCTGACCGCTTATCCGATCATGACGACGCAGAAGCGTTCGTGGCTGCTCCTCTTCGCGCCGGTCTGGAATGAAGAGACGGTGGAGCATCTTGCGATAGAACAGGCTGTGAACGTGATGGAGTTCGAGCTGATGAAGCTGCAGGCCGTGAAGGAACGCTCGCGGAGGTATAAGAATGATTTTTTCGCGGATTGGGTGGAAGGGCGCGTGAACTCCGAGCAGGAACTGATGAACCGGGGAAGAAACTACGGCTTGACTGCGAAGTCCGTCTTTCAATGCATCGTATGCAAGAACGATTCCCAGCAGGCGGGAGCGAGGCAGCCGATTGTAACGGATGAACGGCTGCAAGCGGAACGCGATCATCTGTATTTCCATCTGAAACGGGCTTTTATACGCACCGGACTGCCTTTTATCCTGTTTAATAAAAATGACATGTTCGTTTTCGTGCTGACAGCGGCTGAGTCGACCTACGAATTTGAGAAAAAGCTGCTTAAGCATTTGGAGGATGTACAAAACGAGCTGCTCCAGAGCTTGAAATGTCCCTTCTCGTTCGGCGTCGGAAAGCCGTCGGAGCGTTCGATGGAGCTTCCAACCGTGTTTAAGGAAGCGCTGGAGGCGCTGCAGGCGGGTTATGCGGCGAATGAAAGCTGCTTTATCAGAACCTATCGGGCCAAGGATATGCTCGACCTTCTGCGGCGTATTCCCATGCCGGACCTTGAAGCGTTCTACAGCGATACGTTTCAGCAGCTGCTCGCGGCTGAGGAGAAGGACCGTCATGATCTGATGCAAACCTTGCGAATTTACGTGGAAAATGAAGGGCAAATCGCCGAAACGGCCAAACGGCTGTTTCTGCACCGCAACACGGTTATCTACCGACTCGACAAATGCGAGAAGCTCACGCGGCGCAATTTGAAGGACCCGAGCGACACCATCCGGATCCGCTTGGCTTTTCACATGGAGCCGCTGCTCTCATGA
- a CDS encoding TrkA C-terminal domain-containing protein, which translates to MGLLFILIYFVIIFLVIEIAVILLRSTGLQRQISRFQVISMMTGTGFTTKESELILRHPVRRKISMFLILFGVFSLAVTISSISAIMAQSFHVHQLLWTAVVLALTLITMRIPSVNGYMSKRLHDRLHHSFALQELPVRESFQMEEDDLFVDIPLHSESGYAGKSFSELFEGGRDINLLFVKRGRDTIRKDREKIKLMSGDVLYVYGSKSEMADLFKEEFKEKTRKQRDEHTAASLNE; encoded by the coding sequence ATGGGATTGTTATTTATTCTTATTTATTTCGTAATTATATTCCTGGTTATCGAAATCGCAGTCATCCTGCTGAGAAGCACCGGGCTGCAGCGTCAAATTTCGCGCTTTCAGGTCATATCGATGATGACGGGTACAGGATTTACGACGAAAGAGTCGGAGCTCATTCTCCGTCACCCGGTACGGCGGAAAATAAGCATGTTCCTCATACTGTTCGGCGTGTTTTCATTAGCGGTCACCATTTCATCCATCAGCGCCATAATGGCTCAAAGCTTCCATGTGCATCAGCTTCTATGGACCGCTGTCGTACTTGCGCTAACGCTCATAACCATGCGCATCCCGTCCGTTAACGGTTATATGAGCAAACGGCTTCATGATAGGCTTCATCACAGCTTTGCGCTCCAGGAGCTGCCCGTCCGGGAAAGCTTTCAGATGGAGGAGGACGATCTCTTCGTCGATATTCCGCTGCATTCCGAGTCCGGCTATGCGGGTAAGAGCTTCAGCGAGCTGTTCGAAGGCGGGCGGGATATCAATTTGCTGTTCGTGAAACGGGGGCGGGATACGATCCGCAAGGACAGGGAAAAGATCAAACTGATGAGCGGCGATGTTTTGTATGTGTACGGCAGCAAATCGGAAATGGCCGATCTGTTTAAAGAAGAATTCAAAGAAAAGACAAGGAAGCAGCGCGATGAGCATACAGCCGCAAGCTTAAACGAATAG
- a CDS encoding ABC transporter substrate-binding protein, giving the protein MIALTGCGAKNDGQGGGQTQSNAASGSGSKDTNPGGDKSGANAGGTPAADKPLTKVKVVLDWTPNTNHTGLYVARDKGFFKNHGLDVEIVQSGEAGADTMVASGAAEFGVGYQEGVTQARINGVPLVSIAAVIQHNTSGFASPSSKNIKSPKDFEGKTYGGWGTPPEAAVIESLMQEQKADFKKVKIVNMGDADFFTAVKKNIDFAWIYYAWTGVEAELRGEKINMIYLTDYSKKLDYYTPVLETSEKMINEHKDIVQAFTAGASEGYQYAIKHPEDAAEVLIKAVPDLNADLVRASQKWLSPRYQDDAARWGEQKAEVWSNYADWMLEHKLLTKKLDAGKAFTNEFLPK; this is encoded by the coding sequence ATGATCGCGCTGACAGGATGCGGTGCCAAGAACGATGGACAAGGAGGCGGACAAACTCAAAGCAACGCCGCTTCGGGCAGCGGCAGTAAGGATACGAATCCAGGCGGCGATAAGAGCGGTGCAAATGCCGGCGGCACTCCAGCTGCGGACAAGCCGCTAACGAAAGTAAAGGTCGTACTCGATTGGACGCCCAATACGAACCATACCGGCCTGTACGTTGCGCGGGATAAAGGTTTTTTCAAAAATCACGGTCTCGATGTGGAAATCGTTCAGTCCGGCGAAGCGGGCGCAGATACAATGGTAGCAAGCGGTGCAGCCGAATTCGGCGTAGGCTACCAGGAAGGGGTCACACAGGCTCGCATTAACGGCGTTCCGCTCGTATCGATCGCGGCGGTCATTCAGCACAACACGTCGGGCTTTGCCTCGCCTTCCAGCAAGAATATCAAATCACCGAAAGACTTCGAAGGCAAAACATACGGCGGCTGGGGCACTCCACCGGAAGCGGCTGTCATCGAATCCCTGATGCAGGAGCAGAAGGCGGATTTCAAGAAAGTGAAGATCGTCAATATGGGCGACGCCGATTTCTTCACCGCGGTAAAGAAAAATATTGATTTCGCCTGGATCTACTATGCTTGGACCGGCGTTGAAGCCGAGCTGCGCGGTGAAAAAATCAACATGATTTATTTGACGGATTACAGCAAAAAGCTCGATTATTATACTCCTGTTCTTGAGACGAGCGAGAAAATGATCAATGAACATAAAGACATCGTACAAGCCTTCACTGCAGGGGCATCGGAAGGCTACCAATATGCGATCAAGCACCCGGAGGATGCGGCAGAGGTATTGATCAAAGCCGTGCCTGATTTGAATGCGGATCTGGTGCGCGCCAGTCAGAAATGGCTCAGCCCACGCTATCAGGACGATGCGGCGCGCTGGGGCGAGCAGAAGGCCGAAGTGTGGTCGAACTATGCAGATTGGATGCTTGAGCACAAGCTGCTCACCAAGAAGCTTGATGCCGGGAAAGCATTCACGAATGAATTTTTGCCGAAATAA
- a CDS encoding cytidylyltransferase domain-containing protein, translating into MYLNKHVIAIVPARCGSKGIRNKNMQILSGVSLIGLAGACLNKLMWLDAKIITTDSEDYCAEGKNYGLDAPFIRPAELSSDTAGAVETITHALLEAEKCYRTAFDVVLIIEPTSPLRQAADIEKAAELLINNKVDSVVTVSEIPSKFHPKKVFEARDNKLHFYEDAGSSIVYRQSLDKKYWRNGICYALTRECLLDKKKIITDNTMPLIIDREVVNIDEPIELAWADFLIDFQANKE; encoded by the coding sequence ATGTATTTAAATAAACATGTCATTGCGATCGTGCCGGCAAGATGCGGAAGTAAAGGGATACGAAATAAAAATATGCAAATATTATCGGGTGTTTCCTTGATAGGACTAGCGGGAGCTTGCCTTAATAAATTGATGTGGTTGGATGCGAAAATCATTACCACCGATTCTGAAGATTATTGCGCCGAAGGTAAAAACTACGGATTGGATGCCCCTTTTATACGGCCGGCTGAATTAAGTTCAGATACTGCAGGAGCAGTTGAAACGATTACACATGCACTATTGGAAGCTGAAAAATGCTACCGGACTGCATTTGATGTTGTATTAATCATCGAGCCCACGAGCCCTCTAAGACAGGCGGCCGATATTGAAAAAGCAGCCGAGTTATTAATCAATAATAAAGTTGATTCCGTTGTGACGGTAAGCGAAATACCCTCAAAATTTCATCCAAAGAAAGTATTTGAGGCAAGAGATAATAAGCTACACTTCTACGAGGACGCCGGTTCTAGCATTGTCTATAGGCAATCTCTCGATAAAAAGTACTGGCGAAACGGGATATGCTATGCTTTAACAAGAGAATGTCTTCTTGATAAGAAGAAAATTATAACTGACAATACAATGCCGTTAATTATTGATAGAGAGGTCGTCAATATCGACGAGCCAATTGAGCTTGCGTGGGCGGATTTTCTAATTGATTTTCAAGCGAACAAGGAGTAA
- a CDS encoding ABC transporter ATP-binding protein, translated as MRLALEVNAVSKKFVEDGAAKTVLSDISFHVREGEFVSLIGPSGSGKTTLFHMIGGLETPTSGFIRISGYDANAKRGQIAYMPQQAALMPWLTVSGNIELTLTIAGIARREAQRLAREWLDRVGLAGLANAYPDVLSGGMQQRVSFLRALLSPQPLMCLDEPFGSLDALTRMHMQTWLLSLWEEHRRSVLFVTHSIEEAITLSDRIIVLSASPAVVLRELAVPFSRPRHGEVLWNDPDFNAMKREIYELLKPEPEAYAGLKKKAAQ; from the coding sequence ATGAGACTTGCTCTAGAAGTAAATGCGGTATCGAAAAAATTCGTCGAAGACGGCGCTGCCAAGACCGTGTTATCCGATATCTCGTTCCATGTCAGGGAAGGGGAATTCGTATCCCTGATCGGTCCTTCGGGGAGCGGGAAGACGACTTTGTTTCATATGATCGGCGGATTGGAAACGCCCACCTCCGGATTTATCAGGATCAGTGGATATGATGCGAACGCGAAGCGGGGACAAATCGCCTATATGCCTCAGCAGGCGGCCCTTATGCCCTGGTTAACCGTATCGGGCAATATAGAACTGACATTGACGATAGCCGGAATTGCCCGGAGGGAAGCGCAGAGATTGGCGCGGGAGTGGCTGGACCGCGTCGGTCTGGCCGGGCTGGCCAATGCGTATCCGGATGTGCTGTCCGGCGGCATGCAGCAGCGCGTATCCTTTCTGCGGGCGCTGCTGTCGCCGCAGCCGCTAATGTGTCTGGATGAGCCTTTCGGCTCGCTGGACGCATTGACTCGCATGCATATGCAGACATGGCTCTTGTCGTTGTGGGAGGAACACAGGCGCTCGGTCCTATTCGTAACGCACAGCATTGAGGAGGCGATTACGCTGTCCGACCGCATTATTGTGTTATCCGCCTCACCGGCCGTTGTTCTGCGCGAGCTGGCTGTACCATTTTCGCGTCCGCGGCATGGAGAAGTCTTGTGGAACGATCCGGATTTTAATGCGATGAAGCGGGAAATCTATGAGCTTTTGAAGCCGGAGCCCGAGGCGTATGCCGGACTTAAGAAGAAGGCCGCTCAATGA
- a CDS encoding MTH1187 family thiamine-binding protein, with product MANALLSIQILPHTPGGESVIPYVDRAIEIIKASGVPYRVAPLETTMEGELGRLMAVVQEMNEAMTSMGCPSVISQIKVYYNPESGASMDRLLEKYPDGR from the coding sequence TTGGCTAACGCACTCCTGAGCATTCAGATCCTGCCGCATACCCCTGGGGGGGAAAGCGTCATACCTTATGTGGACAGGGCGATCGAAATTATCAAGGCTTCCGGGGTGCCTTACCGGGTTGCTCCGCTTGAAACAACGATGGAAGGCGAGCTGGGCCGGCTGATGGCTGTCGTTCAGGAGATGAACGAGGCCATGACATCAATGGGCTGTCCATCGGTAATATCGCAAATCAAAGTATATTATAATCCCGAAAGCGGCGCATCCATGGACAGGCTGTTGGAGAAATATCCCGATGGGCGGTAA
- a CDS encoding ABC transporter permease produces the protein MGGKFRKLWPPLAVFAVFISGWQAAVDLFGIDEYVLPSPLVIAGNTMSEASRLLEHTLATLGVTILGFAAGTAAGFVLAALLHVIPGAKAGFYPLLVLTQNIPIIALGPLLVVWFGFGIMPRVILVMLVCFFPVVVAMLTGLTQSDPKLAAYMRMIGASKRQQFWRLELPGAIGYLFSGLKIAASYSVISAIYAESIGGSEGLGNFMLVSQRGWQTANVFSAIVIIVILSLLLFGLIALAERMLVNSGRQIPGRGE, from the coding sequence ATGGGCGGTAAATTTCGCAAACTGTGGCCTCCTCTTGCGGTCTTCGCGGTATTCATATCGGGATGGCAGGCGGCGGTCGACTTATTCGGAATCGATGAATATGTGCTTCCTTCCCCGCTCGTCATTGCGGGGAATACGATGTCGGAGGCTTCCCGGCTCCTGGAACATACACTGGCAACGCTGGGCGTCACGATCCTCGGTTTTGCCGCAGGTACGGCGGCGGGCTTCGTGCTCGCCGCCTTGCTGCATGTTATTCCGGGTGCGAAGGCCGGCTTTTATCCGCTGCTTGTGCTGACGCAAAATATTCCGATAATCGCGCTCGGCCCGCTCCTGGTTGTCTGGTTCGGCTTCGGCATCATGCCGCGGGTGATTCTTGTAATGCTCGTCTGTTTCTTCCCTGTCGTTGTGGCGATGTTGACCGGACTGACGCAGAGCGACCCGAAGCTTGCCGCTTATATGCGAATGATAGGCGCATCGAAGCGGCAGCAATTTTGGCGGCTTGAGCTTCCGGGGGCAATCGGCTATTTGTTCTCCGGTCTGAAAATCGCAGCTTCCTATAGTGTCATCAGCGCAATTTATGCGGAGTCAATCGGCGGCAGCGAGGGACTGGGAAATTTCATGCTCGTCTCTCAGCGGGGCTGGCAGACTGCTAACGTGTTCTCGGCAATCGTCATTATCGTCATTCTCAGCCTTCTGCTTTTCGGCTTGATCGCATTGGCTGAACGCATGCTGGTTAACAGCGGCCGGCAAATCCCAGGGAGAGGAGAGTGA